GGTTTAGCTAACTATTACAAAGGAATTGAGACTATTCCTTACTTCCACAAGTATTTTGCGGAATTAAGCAAGTAGTGCGATCGATATTCATAAAATGGTTCGATTGGCCCTACGGCTGATCGGACCATTTTTTTTAACTTCACAGTATGAGTAGTACAAACGAGAAATTAAGAGTAGACAAGTACCTGTGGGCCATTAGGGTATTCAAAACCCGCAGCCAGGCAGCAGATGCCTGCGACGGTGGCAAGGTAAAAATGAATGGCGGAACGGTAAAAGCGGCAAAGCCCGTATCTGTAGGCGATAAGTTTGAGATCAAGACAGAAGCCCGTAAATGGGTGATTGAGGTAGTTGGATTACTGGCCAACAGGCAGGCTTATAGCGAGGCCATCAAATACTATGTGGATAACACCCCTGAAGAAGATAAGCTGGCGCCTAAATATGAAGCCAGTGTGTTTCAGACCGGTAAACGTCAGAGTAAGATCGGGCGGCCGACCAAAAAGAACCGCCGTACCCTGGATGGTTTTATGGATGGCGATGATGAATAATCCATCATCTGCCCTCCTGTAGCCCCTTTGCCATTGAAATCTCCTATCTCTGCACAGTAGTTACGAGAAAAGATAAAAATCTCGTATTTG
This window of the Chitinophaga sp. Cy-1792 genome carries:
- a CDS encoding RNA-binding S4 domain-containing protein; the protein is MSSTNEKLRVDKYLWAIRVFKTRSQAADACDGGKVKMNGGTVKAAKPVSVGDKFEIKTEARKWVIEVVGLLANRQAYSEAIKYYVDNTPEEDKLAPKYEASVFQTGKRQSKIGRPTKKNRRTLDGFMDGDDE